A single Carnobacterium inhibens subsp. inhibens DSM 13024 DNA region contains:
- a CDS encoding 3'-5' exoribonuclease YhaM family protein, whose protein sequence is MEKKLFEYSNDDTFEIYLLIKSADIRVAKNGKKFIAFTFQDTSGQMDGKYWDASEEDIAAFTAGKVVKVSGKRELYQGNPQIKLFKIAVTKLGDPDNPDLYVERAPLKKEDMMEEINDTLFEITNANMNRIVRYLLNHYQKPFFQHPAAKRFHHAFTGGLAFHTISMLRIAKTIANQYDDINKPLLYSGVILHDLGKVIELSGSISTEYTLEGNLLGHIVLVDEEITKACISLKIDEKSEDVLLLKHMVLAHHGQLEYGSPVRPKLREAEILYMIDNFDATINMLNTTLSRTEPGTFSERIFGLDNRTFYKPSESSEKINEIK, encoded by the coding sequence ATGGAAAAGAAATTATTTGAGTACAGTAACGATGATACCTTCGAAATTTATTTACTGATTAAATCCGCAGATATTCGTGTGGCTAAGAATGGGAAAAAATTCATTGCTTTTACATTTCAAGATACAAGTGGTCAAATGGATGGTAAGTATTGGGATGCTTCAGAGGAAGATATTGCTGCTTTTACTGCTGGGAAAGTAGTTAAAGTTTCTGGGAAAAGAGAACTTTATCAAGGAAATCCTCAAATCAAATTATTTAAAATTGCTGTCACAAAATTAGGTGATCCAGATAATCCGGATTTATATGTTGAAAGAGCGCCCCTAAAAAAAGAAGATATGATGGAAGAAATAAACGATACACTATTTGAAATAACAAATGCTAATATGAACCGTATTGTACGATATTTATTGAATCATTATCAAAAACCATTTTTCCAACACCCAGCAGCAAAACGATTTCATCATGCCTTTACTGGTGGTCTAGCTTTTCATACGATATCTATGTTGAGAATTGCAAAAACGATCGCAAATCAATACGATGATATCAATAAGCCCTTACTTTATTCTGGAGTTATTTTGCATGACTTAGGCAAAGTTATTGAGCTTTCTGGTTCGATCTCTACAGAGTATACTTTAGAAGGAAATCTTTTGGGGCATATTGTTTTAGTAGATGAGGAAATTACAAAAGCCTGTATCTCTCTTAAAATAGATGAAAAAAGTGAAGACGTTCTACTTTTGAAACATATGGTGTTGGCCCACCACGGGCAGCTTGAGTATGGATCTCCTGTTAGACCAAAACTAAGAGAAGCTGAAATATTGTATATGATCGATAATTTTGATGCTACAATCAACATGCTAAACACTACATTAAGCAGAACTGAACCTGGGACGTTCTCTGAAAGGATTTTTGGATTAGATAATCGAACATTCTACAAACCTAGTGAATCCTCAGAAAAAATAAATGAAATTAAGTAG
- a CDS encoding HIT family protein, which produces MTDCIFCKIINDEIPSRKVYEDDDVVAFLDLTQVTPGHTLVVPKTHVADIFELDETLAATIGSKIPKIAHAIKKSNPAIKGMNIINNNGTIAYQSVFHSHIHILPRYDEQDDFSIYFGDHSESFTPEELDSIALTIKSKMEEY; this is translated from the coding sequence ATGACAGACTGTATTTTTTGCAAAATAATCAATGATGAAATACCAAGTAGAAAAGTCTATGAAGATGATGATGTAGTGGCTTTTTTAGATCTTACTCAAGTCACACCTGGACATACTTTAGTCGTTCCTAAAACACATGTGGCAGATATTTTTGAATTAGATGAAACTTTAGCAGCTACTATTGGCAGTAAAATCCCAAAAATTGCACATGCCATCAAAAAATCAAATCCTGCAATCAAAGGAATGAACATTATAAATAATAACGGGACAATTGCTTATCAGTCTGTTTTTCATTCTCATATACATATCTTGCCACGTTATGATGAGCAAGATGATTTTTCTATTTATTTCGGCGATCATTCTGAAAGTTTTACGCCCGAAGAATTGGATAGCATAGCTTTAACAATAAAAAGTAAAATGGAGGAATACTAA
- a CDS encoding metallophosphoesterase family protein has product MVKFIHAADLHLDSPFIGLKSLPEFIWNAIYLSTFSALTKIVDSAITNQVDFICLVGDIYDTDERSVKAQAYLRNEMERLNSMNIPVYLLHGNHDYIENTGLHLDMPQNVFLFNETVETKWLTTKEGEQIAITGFSYDKRWVLERKIVDYPEKNPRATYQLGLLHGFSEGIDSEHGKYAPFSLVELKSKKYDYWALGHIHKRQQLATNPPIVYPGNTQGRSSKESGEKGFELVKMSESGIVSEFCPSATIQWKTIELSVKDKKNLDEVYKAVKESVAEQKNDSYSLFLSIRLTDSESLLEGVIKKIKQGELVEALQQIPKADPFVWVHKIELESVVENHVPAIQKLFPDEWIKVKNELEKEFLFNETTNPLFDFPGMEEIIETREERYRKKIMTNAKELVRNQLGFERSDNFEN; this is encoded by the coding sequence ATGGTTAAATTTATACATGCAGCTGATTTACATTTAGATAGCCCATTTATAGGCTTAAAATCTTTGCCAGAATTTATTTGGAATGCCATTTATTTATCGACGTTTTCCGCTTTAACAAAGATTGTCGATAGTGCTATAACTAATCAAGTAGATTTTATTTGTTTGGTTGGCGATATCTATGATACTGATGAACGTAGTGTCAAAGCTCAAGCTTATTTGCGAAATGAAATGGAGCGCTTAAATAGTATGAATATACCAGTTTATCTACTACATGGTAATCATGACTACATAGAGAATACTGGCTTGCATCTTGATATGCCCCAAAATGTTTTTTTGTTTAATGAAACGGTAGAAACAAAATGGCTTACAACAAAAGAAGGAGAACAAATCGCAATTACGGGATTTAGTTATGATAAAAGATGGGTATTGGAAAGAAAAATTGTAGATTATCCTGAAAAAAATCCTCGCGCAACCTATCAGTTAGGTTTATTACACGGATTTTCAGAGGGAATCGATTCAGAACATGGAAAGTATGCTCCTTTCTCATTAGTAGAATTAAAAAGTAAGAAATATGATTATTGGGCATTAGGTCATATTCATAAAAGACAGCAATTAGCGACAAATCCTCCCATTGTTTATCCTGGAAATACTCAGGGAAGAAGTAGTAAAGAAAGTGGAGAAAAAGGATTTGAATTGGTAAAAATGTCAGAATCTGGGATAGTCTCTGAATTTTGTCCTTCTGCGACGATTCAATGGAAAACAATTGAATTATCTGTTAAAGATAAAAAGAATTTGGATGAGGTTTACAAAGCAGTGAAAGAGAGCGTTGCAGAACAAAAAAATGATTCTTATAGTCTGTTTCTTTCTATTCGCTTAACGGATAGTGAAAGTTTACTTGAAGGTGTCATAAAAAAAATTAAACAAGGTGAGTTAGTAGAAGCCTTACAACAAATCCCAAAAGCAGATCCTTTTGTTTGGGTTCATAAAATAGAATTAGAATCAGTTGTTGAGAATCATGTTCCAGCTATTCAAAAACTTTTCCCGGATGAATGGATCAAAGTAAAAAATGAATTAGAAAAAGAGTTCTTATTTAATGAAACAACAAATCCTCTTTTTGATTTTCCTGGAATGGAAGAGATTATTGAAACACGCGAAGAAAGATATCGGAAAAAAATAATGACAAATGCGAAAGAATTAGTTCGTAACCAACTTGGATTTGAAAGAAGTGATAATTTTGAAAATTGA
- a CDS encoding YtxH domain-containing protein produces the protein MSKHFMNGLALGAVAGGIYGLLKSPRTGKENRTVLKTYVDDTTVLVNDVSKSVNDLKAAISQLTNEGKTLAEEFTQDVKESVDDFSYEAEPRMRRIQEHTEKLTTDIEGVTKSMK, from the coding sequence ATGTCTAAACACTTTATGAATGGCCTAGCTTTAGGTGCTGTTGCTGGAGGAATCTATGGTTTACTTAAATCTCCACGTACGGGTAAAGAAAATAGAACTGTATTAAAAACTTATGTTGATGACACAACAGTTCTTGTTAATGATGTTTCAAAAAGTGTCAATGACTTAAAAGCTGCAATTTCACAGTTGACTAATGAGGGGAAAACATTAGCTGAAGAATTCACACAAGATGTGAAAGAATCGGTAGATGATTTTTCATATGAAGCTGAACCTCGCATGCGCCGTATTCAAGAACATACTGAAAAATTAACGACGGATATCGAAGGTGTAACAAAAAGTATGAAATAA
- a CDS encoding PBP1A family penicillin-binding protein produces the protein MNESPFFDKVKKALLIFWEWIKPYLIKFHKKRQRVWKRYQINKIILLTVLTIALAASVYLLYLAKTANVSTLKAGLEQTTTIYDVNNEEAGTLYSQKGTFVSIDEVSDSIEQAVISTEDKRFYKHSGFDPIGIARAAVGYILNGGNIVGGGSTITQQLAKNAYLTLDQTVIRKLKELFLAIEIEKVYTKDEIIEMYLNNSYFGNGVWGVEDASQKYFGKSAADVTLSEAATIAGMLKAPSNYNPIDNYDNAISRRNVVLDLMATNELVTQEEVDELKAQELTLVDAYSEKEGYQYPSYFDAVINEAMYTYDLSEEAVLNKGYKIYTSLNQDYQRAMDVTYENDYLFQNAADGTLLESGSVALDPETGGVFAIYGGRKEHTFRGFNYATQMVRQPGSIIKPLAVYTAALEQGYSIDSMLVDEPLPYGKDKYTPENVDDQYEGEVPMYQALAESKNAPAVWLLNEIGLNKGFKKVEEFGIPLVEGTEGDEYLGLALGGLSKGVSPLQMASAYTTFANEGVMSEGHFITKIVDATGAVIVDNTNSKKTKITTPEVADQMTSMLMGVFTNGTAQNNNPSGYTIAGKTGSTEVTFNDSGGTTDQWTVGYTPDIVIATWMGFDPTDENHYMTTGSSTGVGPLFKQQMENILPYTELTAFNTQSAEKIVAEEAENEDGSNDWKQDVKDTIDSIGGKVKEGSDILKDKFGNLLDKFTN, from the coding sequence ATGAATGAATCTCCTTTTTTTGATAAGGTAAAAAAAGCTCTGCTTATTTTTTGGGAGTGGATAAAACCCTATTTGATAAAGTTTCATAAAAAAAGACAACGAGTTTGGAAAAGATACCAGATAAATAAAATTATTCTTTTGACTGTTTTAACCATTGCTTTAGCAGCAAGTGTTTATTTATTGTATTTAGCAAAAACAGCAAATGTCTCTACCTTGAAAGCAGGTTTAGAACAAACAACAACGATATATGATGTCAACAATGAAGAAGCAGGAACATTGTATTCTCAAAAAGGAACATTTGTCTCAATCGATGAAGTATCAGATTCTATAGAACAAGCTGTTATTTCAACTGAAGATAAACGTTTTTATAAACACTCAGGATTTGATCCTATTGGAATTGCAAGAGCTGCTGTAGGATATATCCTTAATGGAGGGAATATTGTTGGAGGTGGGAGCACCATTACTCAACAGTTAGCCAAAAATGCCTATCTAACGCTTGATCAAACTGTAATTCGAAAACTAAAAGAACTGTTTTTAGCTATTGAGATTGAAAAAGTGTATACAAAAGATGAGATTATTGAGATGTATCTTAATAATTCTTATTTTGGAAATGGTGTATGGGGAGTAGAGGATGCGTCTCAAAAATATTTTGGGAAATCTGCAGCAGATGTTACTTTATCAGAGGCAGCTACAATAGCAGGTATGCTAAAAGCTCCAAGTAATTACAATCCGATTGATAATTACGATAATGCTATCTCTCGAAGAAATGTAGTATTAGATCTAATGGCAACAAATGAACTAGTTACTCAAGAAGAAGTGGATGAACTAAAGGCTCAAGAATTAACATTAGTAGATGCTTATTCAGAAAAAGAGGGCTATCAATACCCATCATATTTTGATGCTGTAATAAATGAAGCCATGTATACCTATGATTTAAGTGAAGAAGCTGTTTTAAATAAAGGCTATAAAATTTATACTTCTTTGAATCAAGACTATCAACGTGCCATGGATGTGACTTACGAAAATGATTATTTGTTCCAAAATGCAGCAGATGGAACTCTTTTGGAAAGTGGATCGGTAGCTTTAGATCCAGAGACCGGTGGCGTATTTGCTATTTATGGTGGTCGAAAAGAACATACATTTAGAGGATTTAATTATGCGACGCAAATGGTTAGACAACCAGGTTCTATTATAAAACCCCTAGCTGTCTACACAGCAGCTCTTGAACAAGGTTACTCTATTGATTCCATGCTCGTTGATGAACCCTTGCCATATGGTAAAGATAAATACACACCTGAAAATGTTGACGACCAATATGAAGGTGAAGTTCCTATGTACCAAGCATTAGCAGAAAGTAAAAATGCTCCTGCAGTATGGTTGTTAAACGAAATTGGCTTAAATAAAGGATTTAAAAAAGTTGAAGAATTTGGTATTCCGTTAGTGGAGGGTACTGAAGGAGACGAATATCTAGGACTGGCATTAGGAGGCTTAAGTAAAGGCGTTTCTCCTCTCCAAATGGCAAGTGCTTATACAACTTTTGCGAATGAAGGAGTCATGAGTGAAGGACACTTTATTACTAAAATCGTTGATGCTACAGGTGCGGTTATTGTTGACAATACTAATTCTAAAAAAACTAAAATTACAACTCCAGAAGTAGCGGACCAGATGACCAGTATGCTGATGGGAGTATTTACTAATGGAACAGCACAGAATAATAATCCATCAGGGTATACAATAGCTGGTAAGACAGGGAGTACTGAAGTAACGTTTAATGATTCGGGCGGTACTACAGACCAATGGACAGTCGGATACACGCCGGATATTGTTATTGCAACTTGGATGGGATTTGACCCTACTGATGAAAATCACTATATGACGACGGGAAGTTCTACTGGTGTCGGACCATTATTTAAACAACAAATGGAAAATATTTTACCTTATACTGAACTTACAGCTTTTAATACACAAAGTGCTGAAAAAATCGTAGCTGAAGAAGCAGAAAACGAAGATGGATCGAATGACTGGAAGCAAGATGTCAAGGATACAATTGATTCGATAGGTGGAAAAGTAAAAGAAGGATCAGATATTTTGAAAGATAAATTTGGAAATCTCCTTGATAAATTTACCAATTGA
- a CDS encoding YlbF family regulator, whose product MSTNIYDTANTLEKELRDSEEYTTLVAAFNEVKKDEVASKMYYDFQEVQIKLQQKQMSGEQITEEEIAEAQNLAQTSGENDVIKGLMEAEQRLSTLIEDLNRIIMKPVQDVYQA is encoded by the coding sequence ATGAGTACGAATATCTATGATACAGCTAATACTTTAGAAAAAGAATTAAGAGACAGTGAAGAATACACTACATTAGTAGCAGCTTTTAATGAAGTGAAAAAAGATGAAGTAGCTAGCAAAATGTACTATGACTTCCAAGAAGTTCAAATTAAATTACAACAAAAACAAATGTCTGGGGAACAAATTACTGAAGAAGAAATTGCTGAAGCTCAAAACTTAGCTCAAACTTCAGGTGAAAATGACGTTATTAAAGGATTAATGGAAGCTGAACAACGTTTAAGCACATTGATTGAGGATTTAAACCGTATTATCATGAAACCTGTTCAAGATGTTTATCAAGCATAA
- a CDS encoding ATP-binding protein, whose amino-acid sequence MIILKIESIEIYGYGKWIDHKIDKITNLQLFYGENEAGKTTLMSFIHSILFGFPSKISSELRYEPKSSSQYGGRLFLTGTQYGDIQIERVRGKANGKVTVTLENGDTGGEEWLENILSGLDKATYQALFSFDLEGLQKVQQLNREKLNRYFLSVGTIGNEQLLKVADKFQAEASKMFKPNGRVTVINKKIAEVENKRKQVKLAKEKNTQYMDWQIEKEKLEKELVSLREQRTHHEDKLIKLNQLEANWALFSEMQDIQNQLKKEQLVELPKDGLYQLNHYNQEINQLKLTITQQKEKLNYLSDKSEETRILKVFVEYRSEINQLMENLDDIQAIIQETVFIKEALSTIHDQFLREKQKIGLNDEQAIPSVMTEELLKKLSDLQDQKKQNDQQVQQLNERLAFLNFQQESLGEQLDKLEKRLWDNQTFQEVEDQLEKSKESQRAYTKVENKTANSTKIGMVFKIIVSLILLILGFSLSNTIGLFFIIAGLGFIAYSGWRMVKKSDSKRRIEEYEEPAYSFEEYIQQTEIRKQWREKLAEIDQVIFELNEKHDQSEQANLQQAHIEQEFQLIKQEYGYPSHYMIEDLLKETDIFEGIREKEITMYKKQEALSIKENEILVWKNDTKYLQPVIFVDWSNNEQLVEGIKQFYKEATADEDKLKDLIKQQEEAHQVIEQLIMQQKEFEQKRIRLLHSIKVKSEEDFRKKYILDEELSTKKARLNLLEQQVGEYSEMLETYRDKTALLESIQGIKTKLQKLKETIESLLNKKIKIEVALKNLEVGGEYSELLQEYANLKSETQTLVDEWATYKLAAELIERTLTEARKDRFPATIRDTTHYFSILTKENYQKVFLKEGTITVQRKDGTLFEASELSQATAEQLYVALRFSFVKNANDLIQLPLLIDDGFVNFDQQRKKEMYHLLKQISEDIQIFYFTFDESVTEVFRKEQIEML is encoded by the coding sequence GTGATAATTTTGAAAATTGAATCTATAGAAATATATGGTTATGGCAAATGGATAGATCATAAAATAGATAAAATAACTAATTTACAGTTATTTTATGGTGAAAATGAAGCTGGAAAAACAACTCTTATGTCTTTTATTCATAGTATCCTCTTTGGATTTCCTTCTAAAATAAGTTCAGAGTTAAGATATGAACCTAAAAGTAGCAGTCAATATGGTGGACGATTATTTTTAACTGGAACTCAGTATGGAGATATTCAAATTGAACGTGTAAGAGGAAAAGCGAATGGAAAAGTAACCGTTACATTAGAAAATGGAGATACTGGCGGCGAAGAATGGCTTGAAAATATCTTATCAGGACTTGATAAAGCCACTTATCAAGCTTTATTTTCATTTGACCTGGAAGGTCTCCAAAAAGTGCAACAATTAAATCGCGAAAAGTTAAATCGTTACTTTTTAAGTGTTGGAACAATTGGAAATGAACAGTTACTAAAAGTTGCTGACAAGTTTCAAGCAGAAGCAAGTAAAATGTTTAAGCCAAATGGACGAGTGACTGTCATCAATAAAAAAATAGCTGAAGTTGAAAATAAAAGAAAACAAGTGAAATTAGCAAAAGAAAAAAACACTCAGTATATGGATTGGCAGATTGAGAAAGAAAAGTTAGAAAAAGAATTAGTGAGTTTACGAGAACAAAGAACGCATCACGAAGATAAGCTGATCAAGTTAAATCAATTAGAAGCTAATTGGGCACTATTTAGTGAAATGCAAGATATTCAAAACCAGCTAAAAAAAGAGCAGCTAGTTGAATTGCCAAAAGATGGATTGTACCAACTAAATCATTACAATCAAGAAATCAATCAACTAAAATTAACGATCACACAACAAAAAGAAAAATTGAATTACCTTAGCGACAAATCAGAAGAAACAAGAATATTAAAAGTTTTTGTTGAGTATAGATCTGAAATCAATCAATTGATGGAAAATCTAGACGATATCCAAGCTATAATCCAAGAGACAGTATTTATTAAAGAAGCACTTTCAACGATACACGATCAATTTTTACGTGAAAAACAAAAAATAGGGCTTAATGATGAGCAAGCTATCCCATCAGTTATGACTGAGGAACTTCTTAAAAAATTAAGTGATCTGCAAGATCAGAAAAAACAAAATGATCAACAAGTACAACAACTAAATGAACGTTTAGCGTTTTTAAACTTTCAACAAGAATCTTTAGGTGAACAACTTGATAAGTTAGAAAAAAGACTGTGGGATAATCAAACTTTTCAAGAAGTAGAAGATCAATTAGAAAAAAGCAAAGAAAGTCAACGTGCGTATACTAAAGTAGAAAATAAAACGGCAAATTCAACAAAAATAGGAATGGTCTTTAAGATAATCGTTTCTCTCATTCTACTCATCCTCGGTTTCTCCTTATCTAATACAATAGGTCTATTTTTTATTATTGCTGGTTTAGGATTTATTGCTTATAGTGGTTGGAGAATGGTTAAAAAAAGCGATTCTAAGAGAAGAATAGAGGAATATGAAGAGCCAGCTTACTCATTTGAGGAGTATATTCAACAAACTGAAATTCGAAAACAGTGGAGAGAGAAACTTGCTGAAATTGATCAAGTTATTTTTGAATTAAACGAAAAACATGATCAAAGTGAACAAGCTAATTTACAACAAGCCCATATTGAACAAGAATTTCAGTTAATAAAACAAGAATATGGATACCCATCACATTATATGATAGAAGATTTGTTAAAAGAGACTGATATTTTTGAAGGAATAAGAGAAAAAGAAATTACTATGTATAAAAAGCAAGAAGCGTTAAGTATTAAAGAAAACGAGATTTTAGTATGGAAAAATGACACTAAATATTTACAGCCGGTTATTTTTGTTGATTGGAGTAACAATGAACAACTAGTTGAAGGGATCAAACAGTTCTACAAGGAAGCCACAGCTGATGAAGATAAATTAAAAGACTTGATAAAACAACAAGAAGAAGCACATCAAGTCATTGAACAATTGATTATGCAACAAAAAGAATTTGAACAAAAGCGTATTCGTCTACTACATTCGATTAAAGTTAAATCGGAAGAAGATTTTCGTAAAAAATATATTTTAGACGAAGAATTATCTACGAAAAAAGCTCGTTTGAACTTATTAGAACAACAAGTTGGAGAATACAGTGAGATGCTTGAAACGTATCGTGATAAAACAGCTTTACTAGAAAGTATTCAAGGAATAAAGACGAAACTACAAAAATTAAAAGAAACAATTGAAAGTTTGTTAAATAAAAAAATAAAAATTGAAGTAGCTTTGAAAAATCTAGAAGTTGGTGGTGAGTACTCAGAATTACTACAAGAGTATGCCAACTTAAAAAGTGAAACGCAGACTTTAGTAGATGAGTGGGCCACTTATAAGCTCGCTGCTGAGCTTATTGAGCGTACATTGACTGAAGCTCGAAAAGATCGATTCCCAGCTACCATTCGAGACACAACACATTATTTTAGCATCTTAACAAAAGAAAATTATCAAAAAGTCTTTTTGAAAGAGGGGACGATAACTGTTCAACGCAAAGATGGTACTTTATTTGAAGCTTCAGAGCTTTCCCAAGCGACTGCTGAACAATTATATGTAGCTTTACGTTTTTCATTTGTAAAAAATGCTAACGATCTAATTCAACTACCATTACTAATAGATGATGGGTTTGTTAATTTTGATCAACAGCGAAAAAAAGAGATGTATCATCTATTGAAGCAAATTAGTGAAGATATCCAAATATTCTATTTTACTTTTGATGAATCTGTAACAGAGGTTTTTAGAAAAGAGCAGATAGAAATGTTATAA
- a CDS encoding peptidylprolyl isomerase, giving the protein MKKLLLATATILAGLTIAGCSDSTVASSTAGKITEDEFYEAMKETVGTSMLQQLIIEDVLTDLYGDKVTDEVVDKQYSTEEENYGGAEAFEYIMLQQGYTADSYKDTIRLNLLIEAAVKDKTDFTDEEIQAAYDEYVPEVTAAHILVEDEETAKDIINQLNDGADFAELAKEYSTDTATAENGGEVTFSSGEMVPEFEEAAYALKDGETTTEPVATDYGFHVIKMIEKPEKGTLEEETDTIKDQLITTKLADSASIQAVISGIMKDANIIIDDKDLSTAMDAYLGTEESTTEESAVEESAVDESATDESAVDESATDESAVDESATDESAVDESAVDESAVDESAAE; this is encoded by the coding sequence ATGAAAAAATTATTACTAGCGACAGCGACTATCTTAGCAGGATTAACAATTGCGGGTTGCTCTGACAGTACTGTAGCCTCTTCAACCGCAGGAAAGATTACGGAAGATGAGTTTTATGAAGCAATGAAAGAAACTGTAGGAACAAGTATGCTTCAACAGTTGATCATTGAAGATGTTTTAACTGATTTGTATGGCGATAAAGTTACAGATGAAGTAGTAGACAAACAATATTCTACTGAAGAAGAAAACTACGGCGGAGCTGAAGCTTTTGAATACATCATGCTACAACAAGGTTATACAGCTGATAGCTATAAAGATACTATCCGTTTAAATCTTTTAATTGAAGCAGCTGTAAAAGATAAAACTGATTTTACTGATGAAGAAATTCAAGCAGCTTATGACGAATATGTTCCTGAAGTTACAGCAGCTCATATTCTTGTAGAAGATGAAGAAACGGCTAAAGATATTATTAATCAATTAAATGATGGTGCTGATTTTGCAGAACTTGCTAAAGAGTACTCAACAGACACTGCTACTGCTGAAAATGGCGGAGAAGTGACTTTCTCATCTGGTGAAATGGTCCCTGAATTTGAAGAAGCAGCATATGCTTTGAAAGACGGCGAAACGACTACTGAACCAGTTGCTACAGATTATGGTTTCCATGTTATTAAAATGATTGAAAAACCTGAAAAAGGTACTTTAGAAGAAGAAACTGATACAATTAAAGATCAATTAATCACAACTAAGTTAGCTGATAGTGCTTCTATTCAAGCAGTTATCTCAGGTATTATGAAAGATGCTAATATCATTATTGATGATAAAGACTTATCTACTGCAATGGATGCTTACCTAGGTACTGAAGAATCTACTACCGAAGAATCTGCTGTTGAAGAGTCTGCTGTTGATGAATCTGCTACTGACGAATCTGCTGTTGACGAATCTGCTACTGACGAATCTGCTGTTGACGAATCTGCTACTGACGAATCTGCTGTTGACGAATCTGCTGTTGACGAATCAGCTGTTGACGAATCTGCTGCTGAATAA
- a CDS encoding ABC transporter ATP-binding protein — translation MSLTVSHVTGGYSQIPVLKDVSFEVGDGKLIGLIGLNGAGKSTTIKHIIGLLQSQKGEISIDGLTLKKDKEQYRKKFGFIPETPVLYEELTLKEHIEITAMAYDIPIDIAFERADKLLKRFRLENKLEWFPANFSKGMKQKVMILCAFLVEPSLYIIDEPFLGLDPLAINALLELMGEMKKQGASILMSTHILATAERQCDGFILLHEGTVKAEGTLEDLRTTFNMPNATLDEMYIQLTKEEDSK, via the coding sequence ATGAGTTTAACGGTATCACATGTAACAGGAGGCTATAGCCAAATCCCTGTGTTAAAAGATGTATCCTTTGAAGTAGGAGATGGAAAATTAATTGGTTTGATCGGCTTAAATGGTGCCGGAAAGAGTACCACAATAAAGCATATCATCGGCCTGTTGCAATCTCAAAAAGGTGAAATCAGTATAGATGGTCTGACTTTAAAGAAAGATAAAGAACAGTATCGTAAAAAATTTGGCTTTATCCCTGAAACGCCTGTTTTATATGAAGAACTTACTTTAAAAGAACATATTGAAATTACAGCAATGGCTTACGATATACCCATAGACATTGCTTTTGAACGTGCAGATAAATTATTAAAAAGGTTCAGACTTGAAAATAAATTAGAATGGTTTCCAGCTAATTTTTCAAAAGGAATGAAACAAAAAGTTATGATTCTTTGTGCATTCTTAGTAGAGCCAAGTTTATATATAATAGATGAACCTTTTTTAGGTTTAGATCCATTAGCCATTAATGCTTTATTAGAATTAATGGGAGAAATGAAAAAACAAGGTGCTTCTATTTTAATGTCTACTCATATATTAGCTACTGCTGAAAGACAATGTGATGGATTTATTTTATTGCATGAAGGTACAGTAAAAGCTGAAGGAACATTGGAAGATTTACGTACAACATTCAATATGCCGAATGCAACTTTAGATGAGATGTATATTCAACTAACAAAAGAAGAGGATAGTAAATGA